The following are encoded together in the Bos taurus isolate L1 Dominette 01449 registration number 42190680 breed Hereford chromosome 12, ARS-UCD2.0, whole genome shotgun sequence genome:
- the SHISA2 gene encoding protein shisa-2 homolog precursor — MWAGCHPDAASLLRLLLAALLAAGALASGEYCHGWLDAQGVWRIGFQCPERFDGGDATICCGSCALRYCCSSADARLDQGGCDNDRQQGAGEPGRADKDGPDGSAVPIYVPFLIVGSVFVAFIVLGSLVAACCCRCLRPKQEPQLSRAPGGPRLVETIPMIPSASTSRGSSSRQSSTAASSSSSANSGARAPPTRSQTNCCLPEGTMNNVYVNMPTNFSVLNCQQATQIVPHQGQYLHPPFVGYTVQPDSVPLTPVPPFLDGLQTGYRQLQAPFPHTNSEQKMYPAVTV, encoded by the exons ATGTGGGCCGGCTGCCACCCGGACGCCGCTTCGCTCCTGCGGCTGCTGCTGGCTGCGCTGCTGGCGGCCGGGGCGCTGGCCAGCGGCGAGTACTGCCACGGCTGGCTGGACGCGCAGGGCGTCTGGCGCATCGGCTTCCAGTGCCCCGAGCGCTTCGACGGCGGCGATGCTACCATCTGCTGCGGCAGCTGCGCGCTGCGCTACTGCTGCTCCAGTGCCGACGCGCGCCTGGACCAGGGCGGCTGCGACAACGATCGCCAGCAGGGCGCCGGCGAGCCCGGCCGCGCGGACAAAGACGGCCCCGACGGCTCGGCAG tcCCCATCTACGTGCCCTTCCTCATCGTCGGGTCAGTGTTTGTCGCCTTCATCGTCTTGGGGTCCCTCGTGGCTGCCTGCTGCTGCAGATGCCTCCGGCCCAAGCAGGAGCCGCAGCTGAGCCGGGCCCCGGGAGGGCCCCGCCTGGTGGAGACCATCCCCATGATCCCGAGTGCCAGCACCTCTCGGGGCTCCTCCTCCCGCCAGTCCAGCACGGCCGCCAGCTCCAGCTCTAGCGCCAACTCGGGGGCCCGGGCACCCCCGACCAGGTCCCAGACCAACTGTTGCCTGCCCGAGGGCACCATGAACAACGTGTACGTGAACATGCCCACGAACTTCTCTGTGCTCAATTGCCAGCAGGCCACCCAGATCGTGCCCCATCAGGGGCAGTACCTCCATCCCCCCTTCGTGGGGTACACCGTGCAGCCAGACTCGGTGCCCCTGACCCCGGTGCCCCCGTTCCTGGATGGGCTGCAGACGGGCTACAGGCAGCTCCAGGCTCCCTTCCCTCACACTAACAGCGAACAGAAGATGTACCCAGCGGTGACCGTGTAA